In the Quercus lobata isolate SW786 chromosome 5, ValleyOak3.0 Primary Assembly, whole genome shotgun sequence genome, one interval contains:
- the LOC115988735 gene encoding uncharacterized protein LOC115988735 — translation MAQVLNLSAPNPTLWKSPSTRLESSRSQYTSSTLHDNVNQTWSSLQQKLTCNGRFYCLFSDNRKEERARKALEGALGGKKSEFEKWNKEIKHREEVGGGGDAGGGGWFGWGGRFGWSNGDHFWPEAQQAILTVLGIMIMYLIVAKGELMLAVIFNPLLYALRGTRDGLAFITLRILGKTSPDGHAGFDISKKDNYGRTSAKESVLRKWGSN, via the exons ATGGCGCAGGTTCTGAACCTAAGCGCACCAAATCCAACTCTTTGGAAATCGCCCTCTACTCGCCTCGAGTCATCTCGTTCCCAATACACCTCTTCGACTCTTCATGACAATGTAAACCAGACTTGGAGCTCTCTGCAGCAGAAACTCACCTGTAATGGACGATTTTATTGCCTTTTCTCTGACAACCGGAAAGAG GAACGAGCTAGGAAAGCTTTAGAAGGTGCGCTTGGTGGAAAGAAAAGTGAATTTGAGAAATGGAACAAGGAAATTAAGCATAGAGAGGAGGTAGGTGGAGGAGGTGATGCTGGTGGAGGTGGTTGGTTTGGATGGGGTGGAAGGTTTGGTTGGTCCAATGGCGATCATTTCTGGCCAGAAGCACAACAAGCAATTCTCACTGTATTAGGTATTATGATCATG TATCTCATAGTTGCAAAAGGTGAATTGATGCTTGCTGTCATCTTCAACCCATTGCTATATGCTTTACGAGGAACAAGAGATGGACTAGCTTTCATAACATTAAGAATCTTGGGAAAAACATCTCCAGATGGTCATGCTGGTTTTGATATCTCGAAGAAGGATAACTATGGCCGTACCTCTGCTAAGGAGAGTGTTTTGAGAAAATGGGGAAGCAACTGA
- the LOC115992771 gene encoding rho GDP-dissociation inhibitor 1 isoform X2, with protein MSLAFGVVSSSKSMGHEKNNEGEEHCEPSKTKTTAKDVENAHEHEHEPQKGGMLRQMSESSIYGTEDEEDEKIELGPQYTLKEQFEKDKDDESLMRWKEQLLGSVDFNSVGETLDPEVKILSLAIKSPGRADIFLPIPENGKPKGLWFTLKEGSRYSLNFTFQVCNNIVSGLKYTNTVWKTGVKVDSVKEMIGTFSPQAEPYSHEMPEETTPSGIFARGTYSARIY; from the exons ATGTCTTTGGCCTTTGGAGTGGTTTCAAGTTCGAAAAGCATGGGTCATGAGAAAAACAATGAGGGTGAGGAACACTGTGAACCTTCAAAAACAAAGACAACTGCAAAAGATGTAGAAAATGCTCATGAACATGAACATGAACCTCAAAAAGGAGGGATGCTCCGGCAAATGAGTGAAAGTTCTATTTATGGAACtgaggatgaagaagatgagaagATAGAGTTGGGTCCTCAATACACACTCAAAGAACAATTCGAAAAGGATAAG GATGATGAGAGTTTAATGAGATGGAAGGAACAGCTTCTTGGGAGTGTGGACTTCAATTCTGTTGGAG AAACTCTAGATCCAGAAGTTAAGATCTTGAGCCTTGCAATTAAATCCCCTGGTAGAGCTGATATCTTTCTTCCAATTCCTGAGAATGGAAAGCCCAAGGGCTTGTGGTTTACCTTGAAAGAAGGAAGCCGTTACAGCTTGAACTTCACTTTCCAGGTCTGCAACAACATTGTTTCAGGTCTCAAATACACCAATACAGTGTGGAAAACTGGTGTGAAGg TGGACAGCGTAAAAGAGATGATTGGAACCTTCAGTCCTCAGGCAGAGCCTTACTCACATGAGATGCCTGAAGAAACAACACCA